Proteins from a genomic interval of bacterium:
- a CDS encoding type II toxin-antitoxin system PemK/MazF family toxin — protein sequence MGMVAKRFEVYLINLDPTVGSEIKKTRPCLVVSPDEMNRHINTIIIAPMTTRGRVYPTRVPCRFQGKEGQVVLDQLRTVDKTRLVKLLGRISPATQKAVLEVLAEMFAE from the coding sequence GTGGGAATGGTAGCCAAGCGTTTTGAAGTCTATCTCATCAATCTCGACCCGACGGTCGGCAGCGAAATCAAGAAAACGCGACCTTGTCTCGTCGTCTCGCCCGATGAGATGAATCGTCACATCAATACAATCATCATTGCCCCGATGACGACGAGGGGCCGCGTGTACCCGACTCGCGTGCCGTGCCGCTTTCAAGGTAAAGAGGGGCAGGTGGTCTTGGATCAATTACGAACGGTGGATAAAACGCGGTTGGTCAAGCTGCTTGGACGGATTAGCCCCGCGACGCAAAAGGCGGTATTAGAAGTGCTGGCTGAGATGTTTGCGGAGTAA